In a single window of the Cucurbita pepo subsp. pepo cultivar mu-cu-16 chromosome LG18, ASM280686v2, whole genome shotgun sequence genome:
- the LOC111780138 gene encoding inactive protein kinase SELMODRAFT_444075-like isoform X1: MEEGHRDVAGKVVVVAIKATSKDVSKAALLWALTHLVLPGDHVKLLLIIPSHHSNKWMRGFSRLTSNCAIGHPRTPSRTSSDRKDDIVHSCSQMVQQLHGAYDPLKIRVRIKALSGSARGTVATEAKKAQSNWLILDKHLKDERKNCLKELQCNVVLMNNSQPKVLRLNLMESPKRNTREALISSHELDISQKCLKSYFDESTKFSARDSTPDGTPDVVSPFTVTDIGTSSISSSDVGSSYLFSGICGSLRNLSGSECDSENEKQTPSVSYVHHRLPVSTRQDLVKKTSTRSLEPSTDVVNRNSNISSSRNIRNTVSISRESPLGPPPLCSMCQHKAPAFGNPPRWFTYAELEVATSEFAQTNFLAEGGFGSVHRGILPDGQVVAVKQYKLASTQGDQEFCSEVEVLSRAQHRNVVMLIGFCVEGGRRLLVYEYICNGSLDSHLYGRNRNPLKWSARQKIAVGAARGLRYLHEECRVGCIVHRDIRPNNILLTHDFEPLVGDFGLARWQPDGDLAVETRIIGRFGYLAPEYAQSGQITEKADTYSFGVVLLELVTGRKAIDLNRPKGQQCLTGWARNLLRKDAISELVDPCLRNCYSDEEVHRMLQCASLCLKHDLYVRPRMSQVLRVLEGDVVL; this comes from the exons ATGGAGGAGGGTCATCGGGATGTGGCTGGGAAAGTGGTGGTCGTCGCCATTAAAGCCACCTCCAAGGATGTTTCCAAGGCTGCTCTCCTTTGGGCTCTCACTCATCTTGTTCTGCCTGGAGATCATGTTAAGCTCCTTCTCATTATCCCTTCTCATCACTCAA ATAAATGGATGCGAGGATTTTCTCGACTTACCAGCAACTGTGCGATCGGTCATCCAAGAACCCCATCAAGAACTTCTTCAGATCGGAAGGATGACATTGTGCATTCATGTTCTCAAATGGTTCAGCAGCTTCATGGTGCATATGATCCACTGAAG ATAAGAGTCAGGATCAAAGCTCTTTCTGGTTCGGCTCGGGGTACGGTGGCTACCGAAGCTAAGAAAGCTCAATCAAACTGGTTGATATTGGATAA ACATTTGAaagatgaaaggaaaaactgtTTGAAAGAGCTGCAATGCAATGTTGTTCTTATGAACAACTCTCAGCCTAAGGTTCTTCGTTTGAATTTGATGGAATCCCCTAAAAGGAACACTAGAGAAGCTTTGATATCATCACATGAATTAGATATATCTCAGAAGTGTCTTAAAAGCTATTTCGATGAATCAACCAAGTTTAGCGCTCGTGACTCGACTCCCGACGGTACTCCTGATGTAGTGTCTCCTTTTACAGTAACGGATATTGGAACATCATCGATATCGAGCTCGGACGTGGGCAGTTCATATTTGTTCTCTGGGATTTGTGGTAGCTTGAGAAATTTGTCTGGATCAGAATGTGATTCTGAGAATGAAAAGCAAACTCCCTCAGTTTCATATGTTCATCATAGACTTCCAGTTTCGACACGCCAAGATCTGGTCAAGAAAACGTCTACTCGTTCTCTAGAGCCTAGCACTGATGTGGTGAATCGAAATAGCAATATTAGCTCGAGCAGAAACATAAGAAACACGGTTTCGATATCCCGAGAATCGCCTCTTGGCCCTCCTCCACTCTGTTCTATGTGTCAACACAAGGCCCCTGCATTTGGGAATCCTCCAAGATGGTTCACTTATGCAGAACTTGAAGTTGCTACAAGTGAGTTTGcacaaacaaattttttggctgagggtggatttggatcCGTGCACCGAGGTATCTTACCCGACGGGCAAGTCGTTGCTGTCAAGCAATATAAACTGGCTAGTACTCAGGGAGATCAAGAATTTTGTTCGGAAGTCGAGGTCTTAAGTCGTGCGCAACATCGAAACGTCGTGATGCTCATTGGATTTTGTGTGGAGGGTGGAAGAAGGTTGCttgtttatgaatatatttgcAATGGATCTCTTGATTCCCATCTTTATG GAAGAAATCGCAACCCGCTAAAATGGTCTGCACGACAAAAGATTGCAGTTGGAGCTGCTCGAGGTTTGAGATACCTTCATGAAGAATGTAGAGTTGGCTGTATTGTACACCGTGATATTCGACCAAACAATATTCTCCTTACTCATGATTTCGAGCCACTA GTAGGAGATTTTGGGCTGGCAAGGTGGCAGCCGGATGGCGACCTAGCAGTAGAAACCAGAATCATTGGTAGATTTGG CTATCTGGCTCCAGAGTATGCACAGAGTGGCCAAATCACAGAGAAAGCTGATACATACTCATTTGGCGTAGTCTTGCTGGAACTTGTGACGGGGCGCAAAGCGATCGATTTAAACCGTCCCAAGGGCCAGCAGTGCCTCACTGGATGG GCACGAAACCTGTTGCGTAAAGATGCAATCTCCGAACTGGTAGATCCATGCTTGAGGAACTGTTATTCGGACGAGGAAGTTCACCGCATGCTGCAATGTGCTTCCTTGTGCCTCAAGCACGATCTGTACGTAAGACCGCGTATGTCTCAG
- the LOC111780140 gene encoding protein EFFECTOR OF TRANSCRIPTION 2-like isoform X1, with the protein MVAEFSSTRLKREDCKRTKHDSSFSKWEILVAPSDWEDYSSGKEGAERYRIHNLPKVSGPGLYELGLAVSSSGLGREIAKLDADWIVVVYLGEADNVRTRLQHYGRSGSHLGNGYLCFVDCKVVPLEKGPGLFQEMFTRGYSIVYRWAPMKNKRDAQMTEAQLLKTFDYAWNTSGNGARRHNDVLKKLEDIASQTKKFTIIARKLLPFRQKQMGIKIKTSKPIPTENKPGEYGEERSSFFSRILHFSRSRPRLVVNTDDVSGADSNSCGVVIGYGVVCRKPPVEGRKRCAEHKGMKVNGLLKNSSTIYGDTDFSGSNAETSYNTEELSVQDSFPNKGNFLPICGVVLYDGSPCRRTPVQGRKRCEEHKGQRIRRSTLISSQEAKPKVDLPSQDNLASLKYKQQTSPTSTQESILIAQDNSPDLNSSLERKCGVDLGNGLYCTRQPVKGRVRCGEHKGMRIKGLISRLATVSDAISVRKH; encoded by the exons ATGGTGGCTGAGTTTTCTTCGACGAGGTTGAAGAGGGAAGACTGTAAACGCACCAAACACGACTCCAGTTTCTCCAAATGGGAG ATTCTTGTTGCGCCTTCTGATTGGGAAGACTATTCGTCGGGGAAGGAAGGTGCAGAGAGGTACAGAATTCACAATCTTCCTAAAGTTTCAGGTCCTGGACTGTATGAGCTTGGCTTAGCTGTATCTAGCTCTGGTTTGGGCCGTGAGATAGCTAAACTAGATGCAGACTGGATAGTTGTCGTCTACCTCGGCGAAGCCGATAATGTTAGAACTCGACTACAGCACTATGGTCGCTCAGGTTCTCATTTGGGCAATGGCTATTTGTGTTTCGTTGACTGTAAAGTTGTTCCCCTCGAAAAGGGACCTGGTTTGTTTCAGGAGATGTTCACCAGAGGATACTCCATTGTGTATAGATGGGCTCCG ATGAAAAACAAGAGGGATGCTCAGATGACAGAAGCTCAACTGCTTAAAACATTTGACTATGCATGGAATACATCTGGTAATGGTGCACGACGACATAATGATGTACTAAAAAAACTCGAGGATATCGCTTCACAAACTAAGAAATTTACCATCATTGCCAGGAAGCTTCTGCCATTTAGACAGAAGCAGATGggcatcaaaattaaaacgaGCAAGCCAATTCCAACAGAAAACAAACCAGGTGAATATGGTGAGGAGAGGAGCAGTTTCTTCTCTCGCATTCTCCACTTCAGCAGATCTCGGCCTAGACTAGTTGTGAACACTGATGATGTTAGTGGGGCTGATAGCAACAGTTGCGGAGTGGTCATAGGGTATGGCGTAGTTTGTAGGAAGCCCCCAGTCGAAGGAAGGAAGAGGTGTGCTGAACATAAAGGGATGAAAGTTAATGGGTTACTGAAGAACTCATCTACCATATATGGTGACACAGACTTCTCTGGTAGCAATGCTGAGACTTCCTATAACACAGAAGAGCTCTCAGTTCAAGATTCCTTTCCTAATAAGGgaaattttcttccaatttgtGGAGTTGTTCTATACGATGGCTCTCCATGTAGAAGAACCCCAGTTCAAGGAAGGAAACGGTGTGAAGAACACAAAGGGCAAAGAATTCGTAGATCAACTCTTATATCATCTCAAGAAGCCAAACCAAAAGTTGATTTGCCAAGCCAGGATAATCTTGCTTCTTTAAAGTACAAGCAGCAAACTTCGCCCACATCAACACAGGAATCCATTCTGATAGCACAAGACAATTCTCCAGACCTCAACTCAAGCCTTGAAAGAAAGTGTGGTGTTGATTTAGGCAATGGGCTCTACTGCACCAGGCAGCCAGTGAAGGGACGAGTTAGGTGTGGGGAACATAAAGGAATGAGAATTAAAGGGTTAATTTCAAGGTTAGCCACAGTGTCTGATGCTATTTCTGTCAG AAAACATTAA
- the LOC111779631 gene encoding thiamine phosphate phosphatase-like protein, which translates to MAGITIVFDFDRTIIDGDSDNLVVTRMGLTDLFNELYSSLPWNSLMDTLMVELQSRGRTMRDIAECLEGAALHPRIVAAIKSAHSAGCDLRIISDANQFFIETILEHHGVLGCFSTINTNPTFVDGEGRLRILPYHNESSPHGCNLCPSNMCKGLVIDQIRASKSEKNEFFIYIGDGRGDFCPTLRLEEGDHVMPRKLYPLSDRINSNQTLVKAKIHEWSDGNELEKILLQLVDIK; encoded by the exons ATGGCTGGGATTACGATAGTTTTCGACTTCGATCGGACGATCATTGATGGCGATAGCGATAATTTGGTGGTGACGCGAATGGGCCTCACAGATCTGTTCAATGAGCTTTACTCTTCCTTGCCTTGGAACTCTCTCATG gATACCTTGATGGTGGAGCTCCAATCTCGAGGAAGAACTATGAGGGATATTGCTGAATGTCTGGAAGGGGCTGCGTTGCATCCACGAATTGTTGCTGCTATTAAATCAGCTCATTCCGCCGG ATGTGACTTAAGGATAATTAGTGATGCTAATCAGTTTTTCATCGAGACAATCTTAGAACATCATGGTGTATTGGGATGCTTTTCAACTATCAATACAAATCCTACCTTTGTAGATGGGGAAGGAAGGCTTAGAATCTTACCATATCATAATGAATCATCTCCTCATGGCTGCAATTTGTGCCCATCAAATATGTGTAAG GGCCTGGTAATCGATCAAATCCGAGCTTCTAAAAGCGAAAAAAACGAGTTCTTCATATACATTGGAGACGGGAGGGGCGATTTTTGCCCGACCCTAAGACTTGAAGAAGGAGACCATGTGATGCCTAGGAAGCTATATCCTCTCTCTGATCGCATCAACTCCAATCAAACGCTCGTGAAGGCTAAGATCCATGAATGGAGTGACGGGAACGAGCTGGAGAAGATCTTACTCCAGCTCgtagatataaaataa
- the LOC111780138 gene encoding inactive protein kinase SELMODRAFT_444075-like isoform X3, with product MEEGHRDVAGKVVVVAIKATSKDVSKAALLWALTHLVLPGDHVKLLLIIPSHHSNKWMRGFSRLTSNCAIGHPRTPSRTSSDRKDDIVHSCSQMVQQLHGAYDPLKIRVRIKALSGSARGTVATEAKKAQSNWLILDKHLKDERKNCLKELQCNVVLMNNSQPKVLRLNLMESPKRNTREALISSHELDISQKCLKSYFDESTKFSARDSTPDGTPDVVSPFTVTDIGTSSISSSDVGSSYLFSGICGSLRNLSGSECDSENEKQTPSVSYVHHRLPVSTRQDLVKKTSTRSLEPSTDVVNRNSNISSSRNIRNTVSISRESPLGPPPLCSMCQHKAPAFGNPPRWFTYAELEVATSEFAQTNFLAEGGFGSVHRGILPDGQVVAVKQYKLASTQGDQEFCSEVEVLSRAQHRNVVMLIGFCVEGGRRLLVYEYICNGSLDSHLYGRNRNPLKWSARQKIAVGAARGLRYLHEECRVGCIVHRDIRPNNILLTHDFEPLARNLLRKDAISELVDPCLRNCYSDEEVHRMLQCASLCLKHDLYVRPRMSQVLRVLEGDVVL from the exons ATGGAGGAGGGTCATCGGGATGTGGCTGGGAAAGTGGTGGTCGTCGCCATTAAAGCCACCTCCAAGGATGTTTCCAAGGCTGCTCTCCTTTGGGCTCTCACTCATCTTGTTCTGCCTGGAGATCATGTTAAGCTCCTTCTCATTATCCCTTCTCATCACTCAA ATAAATGGATGCGAGGATTTTCTCGACTTACCAGCAACTGTGCGATCGGTCATCCAAGAACCCCATCAAGAACTTCTTCAGATCGGAAGGATGACATTGTGCATTCATGTTCTCAAATGGTTCAGCAGCTTCATGGTGCATATGATCCACTGAAG ATAAGAGTCAGGATCAAAGCTCTTTCTGGTTCGGCTCGGGGTACGGTGGCTACCGAAGCTAAGAAAGCTCAATCAAACTGGTTGATATTGGATAA ACATTTGAaagatgaaaggaaaaactgtTTGAAAGAGCTGCAATGCAATGTTGTTCTTATGAACAACTCTCAGCCTAAGGTTCTTCGTTTGAATTTGATGGAATCCCCTAAAAGGAACACTAGAGAAGCTTTGATATCATCACATGAATTAGATATATCTCAGAAGTGTCTTAAAAGCTATTTCGATGAATCAACCAAGTTTAGCGCTCGTGACTCGACTCCCGACGGTACTCCTGATGTAGTGTCTCCTTTTACAGTAACGGATATTGGAACATCATCGATATCGAGCTCGGACGTGGGCAGTTCATATTTGTTCTCTGGGATTTGTGGTAGCTTGAGAAATTTGTCTGGATCAGAATGTGATTCTGAGAATGAAAAGCAAACTCCCTCAGTTTCATATGTTCATCATAGACTTCCAGTTTCGACACGCCAAGATCTGGTCAAGAAAACGTCTACTCGTTCTCTAGAGCCTAGCACTGATGTGGTGAATCGAAATAGCAATATTAGCTCGAGCAGAAACATAAGAAACACGGTTTCGATATCCCGAGAATCGCCTCTTGGCCCTCCTCCACTCTGTTCTATGTGTCAACACAAGGCCCCTGCATTTGGGAATCCTCCAAGATGGTTCACTTATGCAGAACTTGAAGTTGCTACAAGTGAGTTTGcacaaacaaattttttggctgagggtggatttggatcCGTGCACCGAGGTATCTTACCCGACGGGCAAGTCGTTGCTGTCAAGCAATATAAACTGGCTAGTACTCAGGGAGATCAAGAATTTTGTTCGGAAGTCGAGGTCTTAAGTCGTGCGCAACATCGAAACGTCGTGATGCTCATTGGATTTTGTGTGGAGGGTGGAAGAAGGTTGCttgtttatgaatatatttgcAATGGATCTCTTGATTCCCATCTTTATG GAAGAAATCGCAACCCGCTAAAATGGTCTGCACGACAAAAGATTGCAGTTGGAGCTGCTCGAGGTTTGAGATACCTTCATGAAGAATGTAGAGTTGGCTGTATTGTACACCGTGATATTCGACCAAACAATATTCTCCTTACTCATGATTTCGAGCCACTA GCACGAAACCTGTTGCGTAAAGATGCAATCTCCGAACTGGTAGATCCATGCTTGAGGAACTGTTATTCGGACGAGGAAGTTCACCGCATGCTGCAATGTGCTTCCTTGTGCCTCAAGCACGATCTGTACGTAAGACCGCGTATGTCTCAG
- the LOC111780140 gene encoding protein EFFECTOR OF TRANSCRIPTION 2-like isoform X2, with protein MVAEFSSTRLKREDCKRTKHDSSFSKWEILVAPSDWEDYSSGKEGAERYRIHNLPKVSGPGLYELGLAVSSSGLGREIAKLDADWIVVVYLGEADNVRTRLQHYGRSGSHLGNGYLCFVDCKVVPLEKGPGLFQEMFTRGYSIVYRWAPMKNKRDAQMTEAQLLKTFDYAWNTSGNGARRHNDVLKKLEDIASQTKKFTIIARKLLPFRQKQMGIKIKTSKPIPTENKPGEYGEERSSFFSRILHFSRSRPRLVVNTDDVSGADSNSCGVVIGYGVVCRKPPVEGRKRCAEHKGMKVNGLLKNSSTIYGDTDFSGSNAETSYNTEELSVQDSFPNKGNFLPICGVVLYDGSPCRRTPVQGRKRCEEHKGQRIRRSTLISSQEAKPKVDLPSQDNLASLKYKQQTSPTSTQESILIAQDNSPDLNSSLERKCGVDLGNGLYCTRQPVKGRVRCGEHKGMRIKGLISRKH; from the exons ATGGTGGCTGAGTTTTCTTCGACGAGGTTGAAGAGGGAAGACTGTAAACGCACCAAACACGACTCCAGTTTCTCCAAATGGGAG ATTCTTGTTGCGCCTTCTGATTGGGAAGACTATTCGTCGGGGAAGGAAGGTGCAGAGAGGTACAGAATTCACAATCTTCCTAAAGTTTCAGGTCCTGGACTGTATGAGCTTGGCTTAGCTGTATCTAGCTCTGGTTTGGGCCGTGAGATAGCTAAACTAGATGCAGACTGGATAGTTGTCGTCTACCTCGGCGAAGCCGATAATGTTAGAACTCGACTACAGCACTATGGTCGCTCAGGTTCTCATTTGGGCAATGGCTATTTGTGTTTCGTTGACTGTAAAGTTGTTCCCCTCGAAAAGGGACCTGGTTTGTTTCAGGAGATGTTCACCAGAGGATACTCCATTGTGTATAGATGGGCTCCG ATGAAAAACAAGAGGGATGCTCAGATGACAGAAGCTCAACTGCTTAAAACATTTGACTATGCATGGAATACATCTGGTAATGGTGCACGACGACATAATGATGTACTAAAAAAACTCGAGGATATCGCTTCACAAACTAAGAAATTTACCATCATTGCCAGGAAGCTTCTGCCATTTAGACAGAAGCAGATGggcatcaaaattaaaacgaGCAAGCCAATTCCAACAGAAAACAAACCAGGTGAATATGGTGAGGAGAGGAGCAGTTTCTTCTCTCGCATTCTCCACTTCAGCAGATCTCGGCCTAGACTAGTTGTGAACACTGATGATGTTAGTGGGGCTGATAGCAACAGTTGCGGAGTGGTCATAGGGTATGGCGTAGTTTGTAGGAAGCCCCCAGTCGAAGGAAGGAAGAGGTGTGCTGAACATAAAGGGATGAAAGTTAATGGGTTACTGAAGAACTCATCTACCATATATGGTGACACAGACTTCTCTGGTAGCAATGCTGAGACTTCCTATAACACAGAAGAGCTCTCAGTTCAAGATTCCTTTCCTAATAAGGgaaattttcttccaatttgtGGAGTTGTTCTATACGATGGCTCTCCATGTAGAAGAACCCCAGTTCAAGGAAGGAAACGGTGTGAAGAACACAAAGGGCAAAGAATTCGTAGATCAACTCTTATATCATCTCAAGAAGCCAAACCAAAAGTTGATTTGCCAAGCCAGGATAATCTTGCTTCTTTAAAGTACAAGCAGCAAACTTCGCCCACATCAACACAGGAATCCATTCTGATAGCACAAGACAATTCTCCAGACCTCAACTCAAGCCTTGAAAGAAAGTGTGGTGTTGATTTAGGCAATGGGCTCTACTGCACCAGGCAGCCAGTGAAGGGACGAGTTAGGTGTGGGGAACATAAAGGAATGAGAATTAAAGGGTTAATTTCAAG AAAACATTAA
- the LOC111780138 gene encoding inactive protein kinase SELMODRAFT_444075-like isoform X2: protein MRGFSRLTSNCAIGHPRTPSRTSSDRKDDIVHSCSQMVQQLHGAYDPLKIRVRIKALSGSARGTVATEAKKAQSNWLILDKHLKDERKNCLKELQCNVVLMNNSQPKVLRLNLMESPKRNTREALISSHELDISQKCLKSYFDESTKFSARDSTPDGTPDVVSPFTVTDIGTSSISSSDVGSSYLFSGICGSLRNLSGSECDSENEKQTPSVSYVHHRLPVSTRQDLVKKTSTRSLEPSTDVVNRNSNISSSRNIRNTVSISRESPLGPPPLCSMCQHKAPAFGNPPRWFTYAELEVATSEFAQTNFLAEGGFGSVHRGILPDGQVVAVKQYKLASTQGDQEFCSEVEVLSRAQHRNVVMLIGFCVEGGRRLLVYEYICNGSLDSHLYGRNRNPLKWSARQKIAVGAARGLRYLHEECRVGCIVHRDIRPNNILLTHDFEPLVGDFGLARWQPDGDLAVETRIIGRFGYLAPEYAQSGQITEKADTYSFGVVLLELVTGRKAIDLNRPKGQQCLTGWARNLLRKDAISELVDPCLRNCYSDEEVHRMLQCASLCLKHDLYVRPRMSQVLRVLEGDVVL from the exons ATGCGAGGATTTTCTCGACTTACCAGCAACTGTGCGATCGGTCATCCAAGAACCCCATCAAGAACTTCTTCAGATCGGAAGGATGACATTGTGCATTCATGTTCTCAAATGGTTCAGCAGCTTCATGGTGCATATGATCCACTGAAG ATAAGAGTCAGGATCAAAGCTCTTTCTGGTTCGGCTCGGGGTACGGTGGCTACCGAAGCTAAGAAAGCTCAATCAAACTGGTTGATATTGGATAA ACATTTGAaagatgaaaggaaaaactgtTTGAAAGAGCTGCAATGCAATGTTGTTCTTATGAACAACTCTCAGCCTAAGGTTCTTCGTTTGAATTTGATGGAATCCCCTAAAAGGAACACTAGAGAAGCTTTGATATCATCACATGAATTAGATATATCTCAGAAGTGTCTTAAAAGCTATTTCGATGAATCAACCAAGTTTAGCGCTCGTGACTCGACTCCCGACGGTACTCCTGATGTAGTGTCTCCTTTTACAGTAACGGATATTGGAACATCATCGATATCGAGCTCGGACGTGGGCAGTTCATATTTGTTCTCTGGGATTTGTGGTAGCTTGAGAAATTTGTCTGGATCAGAATGTGATTCTGAGAATGAAAAGCAAACTCCCTCAGTTTCATATGTTCATCATAGACTTCCAGTTTCGACACGCCAAGATCTGGTCAAGAAAACGTCTACTCGTTCTCTAGAGCCTAGCACTGATGTGGTGAATCGAAATAGCAATATTAGCTCGAGCAGAAACATAAGAAACACGGTTTCGATATCCCGAGAATCGCCTCTTGGCCCTCCTCCACTCTGTTCTATGTGTCAACACAAGGCCCCTGCATTTGGGAATCCTCCAAGATGGTTCACTTATGCAGAACTTGAAGTTGCTACAAGTGAGTTTGcacaaacaaattttttggctgagggtggatttggatcCGTGCACCGAGGTATCTTACCCGACGGGCAAGTCGTTGCTGTCAAGCAATATAAACTGGCTAGTACTCAGGGAGATCAAGAATTTTGTTCGGAAGTCGAGGTCTTAAGTCGTGCGCAACATCGAAACGTCGTGATGCTCATTGGATTTTGTGTGGAGGGTGGAAGAAGGTTGCttgtttatgaatatatttgcAATGGATCTCTTGATTCCCATCTTTATG GAAGAAATCGCAACCCGCTAAAATGGTCTGCACGACAAAAGATTGCAGTTGGAGCTGCTCGAGGTTTGAGATACCTTCATGAAGAATGTAGAGTTGGCTGTATTGTACACCGTGATATTCGACCAAACAATATTCTCCTTACTCATGATTTCGAGCCACTA GTAGGAGATTTTGGGCTGGCAAGGTGGCAGCCGGATGGCGACCTAGCAGTAGAAACCAGAATCATTGGTAGATTTGG CTATCTGGCTCCAGAGTATGCACAGAGTGGCCAAATCACAGAGAAAGCTGATACATACTCATTTGGCGTAGTCTTGCTGGAACTTGTGACGGGGCGCAAAGCGATCGATTTAAACCGTCCCAAGGGCCAGCAGTGCCTCACTGGATGG GCACGAAACCTGTTGCGTAAAGATGCAATCTCCGAACTGGTAGATCCATGCTTGAGGAACTGTTATTCGGACGAGGAAGTTCACCGCATGCTGCAATGTGCTTCCTTGTGCCTCAAGCACGATCTGTACGTAAGACCGCGTATGTCTCAG
- the LOC111780141 gene encoding LOW QUALITY PROTEIN: mitochondrial carrier protein CoAc2 (The sequence of the model RefSeq protein was modified relative to this genomic sequence to represent the inferred CDS: substituted 1 base at 1 genomic stop codon), producing MAKKREQREVSTIMDGVIEAMPQYAKELVAGGVAGGIAKTVVAPLERVKILFQTRRAEYQSIGLFGSXLLKPPPRKXHIGGFYHRGNGASVARIVPYAALHYMAYEQYRRWIILSFPNFDRGPVLDLLAGSFAGGTAVIFTYPLDLVRTKLAFQVVGPSKSSIHELVSPEHVYKGISDCFSKTFKEAGLRGLYRGVAPSLYGIFPYAGLKFYFYEEMKRHVPEEHKKNIMVKLVCGSVAGLLGQTFTYPLDVVRRQMQVQRVLASTNAEMMGTFETLALIARKQGIKQLFSGLSINYLKVVPSVAIGFTVYDVMKTYLRVPSRDEAVVEVVTNKRNIQSSSLNT from the exons ATGGCGAAGAAGAGGGAACAAAGAGAGGTGAGCACGATCATGGATGGGGTCATAGAGGCTATGCCTCAATACGCTAAGGAGCTGGTCGCCGGCGGGGTTGCCGGTGGAATTGCGAAGACCGTCGTTGCTCCActtgagcgtgtcaagatttTATTCCAG ACCAGAAGAGCAGAGTATCAAAGCATAGGATTATTTGGATCTATNCTTCT GAAGCCCCCCCCCCGCAAATGACATATTGGTGGATTTTATCACAGAGGCAATGGTGCTAGTGTCGCTCGGATTGTTCCTTATGCAGCGCTGCATTACATGGCTTATGAACAATATCGAAGATGGAttatcctttcttttccaaattttgataGAGGCCCCGTACTTGATCTTTTGGCAGGATCATTTGCTGGAGGAACTGCAGTGATTTTTACTTATCCTCTGGACTTGGTTCGGACTAAGTTAGCTTTCCAG GTTGTCGGTCCGTCAAAGTCGAGTATTCATGAACTAGTAAGCCCTGAGCATGTATATAAAGGGATTTCTGACTGTTTCTCAAAAACTTTTAAAGAAGCTGGACTTAGAGGTCTCTATCGTGGTGTTG CCCCATCACTTTACGGGATTTTTCCATATGCTGGTTTGAAGTTCTACTTCTATGAAGAAATGAAGCGACATGTACCAGAGGAacacaagaaaaatattatggTCAAGCTGGTATGCGGGTCGGTTGCAGGCCTGTTAGGTCAGACCTTTACATACCCTCTTGATGTGGTTAGGAGGCAAATGCAG GTCCAACGCGTACTAGCGTCCACGAATGCGGAGATGATGGGAACATTTGAAACCCTTGCTTTGATAGCTAGAAAGCAAGGTATTAAACAGTTGTTTTCAGGCTTAAGCATCAACTACTTGAAG GTTGTACCATCAGTAGCAATTGGGTTTACGGTTTATGATGTAATGAAAACATACCTAAGAGTTCCATCCCGAGACGAAGCTGTGGTAGAAGTGgtaacaaataaaagaaacatcCAATCATCCTCTCTTAATACATAA